The Streptomyces sp. NBC_01276 genome contains the following window.
CTCCGCGATCAGCTCGGCACCCTCGCCGAGGGAACCGGTCCACTCGGGGGGCATGGCCGGGTTGGTCATCCGCCAGCCGAGGGTGGTCGACCACATCTGCTGGTGCCCGGCGGGGAAGGCGCGTTCGGGCTTCTGCACCACCCAGGGGGCGCGGGTCATCGACTCGACGCCGCCCGCGATGGCGACGGAGGCGTCACCGACCGCGATGGCGCGGGCGGCCTGGATGACGGCTTCGAGCCCCGATCCGCAGAGCCGGTTGACGGTCACGCCGGGCACCGTCACCGGCAGTCCGGCAAGCAGTACGGCCATGCGGGCCACGTCGCGGTTGTCCTCGCCGGCGCCGTTGGCGTCGCCGAAGACGACGTCGTCGATGCGGGACGGATCGAGGTCGGGCGTACGGTCCACCAGGGCGCGCACCACGTGCGCGGCCAGGTCGTCCGGCCGGATCCCGGCGAGGGCCCCGCCGAACTTGCCGATCGGGGTGCGGACGGCGTCGACGACGTACACGTCGCGGACGGTGCGGATGCTCATGGGGTCGCTCCTGGGCGGATCCGTACGGGCGGGCGGCGCGTTCGGTGCCGGTGTGGGCACCGGGACGCACCCCCGGGGCACGCCCGGTGGGGCGCGCCCGCAGTCTCCGCTCCCGCGTCGCCGCCTGTCAACGGCCCCCGGCCACCCCTCGGCCGCCGGGCCGGGGGGGGCGGCCGGGGGCGGGCCCGCCGTCAGGTGGATTCGCGGTGTACGGCCGTCGCGGACATCAGGTCGTGCCGCCCGGTGATCTCGGACGGCTCCCGCACCGCGCGGTCCACGAGCGAGGCCAGGTGGTCCCCGGTCGGCAGCTCGATCTGGACGGTGCTGAGCCGGGGGCGCAGCAGCCGCCCGATGAGCAGGTCGTCGGCGCCCATGACGGCGACGTCCCCGGGGACGTCCAGCCCCTCGTCCTGAAGGGCCCGCATCAGCAGCATCGCGTACTCGTCGTTGTACGCGAACACGGAGTCCAGGCCGAGCGAGCGCCAGCGGCCCGCCAGCTCCGCCGCGGACCGCTCCGTGTAGGCCATCGGCAGGACCTCGGTCCGCGCGCCCTCCACCGACCGGGCTCCGGCGAGCCGGGGTGCCGAGAACAGCTCCAGGCCTTCCTCCTCCGGGACGATCACGCCGATCCGGCTCCGGCCGCGTTCCACGAGGTGGGCGGCGGCCCGTGCCCCGACCTCCGCCTGGTCCATCACGAGGGCGTGGGCCCCCGGTACGCCGACCGGGCCCAGCGTTATCACCGCGCGCGCCCCGGCCCGCTTGAGGGTGGCGACGTTGCGCGCGGACAGGCTGATCTCCCCCAGCGAGATCACCGCGACGGGCCGCAGTTCGGCCCACGCCCGCGTCGCCTCGTCACCGCTCAGGCCGAGGCTGCCGTACTGGACCACCGTGTAGTCGAGACGGCGCAGGGCCCACTGGAGCTCGTTGAGGAAGGCGCTGTACATCGGGCCGACCGGGACGTGCGAGGCGGGCAGCAGGACGATGCGGGTGTGCCCGGCGCGCAGGCTGCGGGCGGCGGCGTGCGGGACGTAGCCCAGTTCCTCGGCGGCCTCGCGGACCTTGCGGCGCGTGGGCTCGCTGATGCGTACGGCTTCCGCGTTGTTCAGCACGTACGAGACCGTCGCGCGCGACACGCCGGCCAGGCGGGCGACATCGGCGCTGGTCGGGACGGGTGCGGGCGCCGGCTCGGGGGGCGGGGTGGCCGGGGCCCGGCGGCTGCGCGGCTTCGGCGAGCTCGGGGGGATCGGCGCGTTCGATGAGTGAGACATTGCCGAGGCATCCTTCCAGACCGATCACGTCCGGGGTCTGGCGGATGGCCGGAAACGGGTGCCAGACAGTGGTTACACGTTAATTGACACGTGTAACGCGCCCGCCGTCACCCCGGCACCCGGGCGTCACCCTCCCCGCTCCGCAGCCCCGTCGCGCCCCATCGCACCCCCGCCCTCGCGACGGGCGGCGCGCACCCCCTCCCCCGCTCACCCGCTCGCATTCCCTGCCCAGGAAGGCACCCTCGCCGCACATCGGCGTCGGCGGCATCCTGCTCGCCCTCCAGGTCGAGCATGTCGACCCGGTGCACAAGGTCTCCGACTTCGGCCTGATCGCGGGGGTCTCGGCGATCTTCGCGACGGTCTTCAACCCGGTCGCCGGCGCCCTGTCCGACCGCAGCGGACGGCGCAACGCCTGCATCCTCGGCGGCGGGCGCGCTGGCGGTACGGCCGATCCGCGGCGTCCGCTGACGGCTCCCCCGCCCACCCCTCCCCCCTCGTCTCCTCCCCGCCCACCTCCCTCCCTCCCTACCTTCGGGAAAGGCTCCACCGCGCAGCTGCGCACCCAGACCTGGGGCGAGGGCGACCGCCTCGCCCTCTGGGACGAGGCCACCGCGCTCGGCCTCACCGCACTGGCCGGCCGGGACGGAACACCCGATGACGCCGCCGGCGGTCCCTTCCGGATCGGGGCCGCGTCCCCTTACCGTCGGTACTACCGATCGGTAAGGGGGGTCCGATGGCGGGCTCGTTGCATGCGGCCAGTACGACAAGGACGTTGAGGGGGCACGCCCCACAAGGCCCCTCAGGTCTGCGGGAGATGGCCGAGGCGCTGGCCGAAGGAAGGGTCACGGCACGCCGGCTGACCGAGCGTTCTCTGGAGAGGATCACCGCGTCCCAAGGCTCGCTCAACGCCTTCCGGATCGTCCGGACCGAGGCGGCCCTCGCGGAGGCGGACGCGGCGGACGCGCGGCTGGCCCGCGGTGAGCGGCTGCCGCTGCTGGGCGTGCCGGTCGCGGTCAAGGACGACATGGACGTGGCCGGGGAACCCACCGCCTTCGGCTGCCCGGGGGACTTCCCGCCCAGGACCGCCGACAGCGAGGCGGTACGCCGCCTGCGCGCGGCCGGCGCCGTGATCGTGGGCAAGACCCAGACCCCGGAGCTGGGGCAGTGGCCGTTCACCGAGGGTCCGGCCTTCGGTGCGACCCGCAACCCGTGGAACCCGGCCCACACCCCCGGCGGTTCCTCGGGCGGCTCGGCCGCCGCCGTGGCCGCGGGGCTGGTGCCGGCCGCGCTCGGCTCCGACGGCGCGGGCTCGGTGCGGATCCCCGCGGCCTGGACCCACCTGGTGGGGGTCAAGCCACAGCGCGGGCGCATCTCCACCTGGCCCGAGCCCGAGTCCTTCCACGGCCTCACGGTCAACGGCGTGCTGGCCCGTACGGTGGCCGACGCCGCGCTGCTGCTGGACGCGGCCAGCGGACCCGCCCCGGGGGACCTCCACCGCCCGGCACCGTTCTCGGCGGTGGAGGCGGCCGGCCGGCCGCCGGGCCGGCTGCGGATCGCCCTGTCCTACGGGACGGCCTTCACCGCCTCGGCCACGCCCCTCGACCCCGTGGTCCGTGCGGCGGTGGAGCGGCTGGCCGGGCGGCTGGAGGCGCTGGGCCACGAGGTGATCCTCGAGGATCCGCGCTACGGCCCGGTCGGGCCCGCCTTCGTGCCGCGCGCGACGGCGGGCGTACGGGAGCTGGCGGCGCGGGTCCCGGACCCCGGGCTGCTGGATCCGCGCACCCACGGGGCGGCTCGTACGGGCCGCCTGCTGGGCGGGCTGGCGCTGCGGCTCTCACGGCGGGCCGAGGGACTGCTGCGCCGCCGGACCGGGGAGATCTTCGACCGCTTCGACGTGGTGCTGACCCCGACGACGGCCACCCCGCCCCTGCGGATCGGTGCTCTGGCCGGGCTGGGGGCGCTGGCCACGGACCGGTCGATGATCGCCGCGTGCCCGTACGCCTGGACGTGGAACGTGCTGGGCTGGCCGGGTGTCGGCGTCCCGGCGGGGTTCACCCCCGACGGACTTCCGCTGGGCGCACAGCTGTTGGGCCCGGCGGAGTCGGAGACGAGGCTGCTGGCGCTGGCGGCGCAGCTGGAGGCGGCCGAGGACTGGGCACGGCACTGGCCTCCAGGGAACGTTTGCCCGGAGTTGGGGCGTCCTTGAGCCGCCCCGGACAACCGCCCGCTTACGCTCGCGGCGACTTGAATTCGATCTTGTACTACGGGGGAGCGCCGCCATGGACACCGAGACCAACAAGCAGACCATGAAGGGTTTCTTCGAAGCCGTGAACGAGCGGCGGGCGGACGACCTCCCGCTCTTCATGGCGCCGGACGTCATCGACCACAACCAGATCATCCACGGCGAGCCCGACGAGCCGGGCGCGGCCTTCGACGGACTGCGTCAGCAGCTGGACGCCTTCGACCCGTTGACCGTCCGGGTCGAGGAACTGCTCGCCGAGGACGACCGCGTGGTCGCCCGGGTGGCCCAGCTCGGACGGCACACCGGGCGGCATCCGCGGATGCCCGAGCCCACGGGCCGCGAGTTCGAGGTCGAGGCCATCTGGCTGTTCACCCTGGCGGAGGGGAAGATCTCGCAGATCCGCGGGGTCAGCGACCGGCTGGGGCTCTTCATCCAACTGGGCTGGGACTGGCCCGAGGTCGGCTGATCCGGGCGGGCCACCGGGGCCACGGAGAAGAGCGCGACCGCATTATTCGGCCACCTGTCTCATTCGCATATGATTCGGCACGCCCGGCTCGCGGCGCGATCCGGACTTCTCCAACTCCTTGCAGAACAGGTGGCTTTGCCATGCCCAGAAACCTCAAGTTCGCCTCGGTCGCCCTGGCCGGCGTCCTGGCCGCGACCGGCCTGACGGCCGCGACCGCCTCGCCTGCCGCTGCCGCGCAGACCTGCCCCTGGCCGTACGTCTGCTTCCTCGACGGCAACGAGAACATCCTGACGATGTACAAGGACACCGGCTGGCAGCCCACCAGCGCCAAGACCCGCACCGCCCGCTGGGTGACCGACGCGCGCAACCAGGACTGCGCGTACCTGAAGTACGCCAGCGGCTACGTCGACCAGATCCGCCCCGGCCAGAGCTTCGGCCTCGGCTCCGGCGTCGTCGAGATCAACATCACCAACGGCTGCCCCTGATCCCGCGGGCCCCGCCTTCCCCGGCCACCGCGACCGTGGCCGGGGAAGGCCGGATCCCCCTCCCCTCCCGCGCGCCCCTGAGTAACGTCACGTCACATGATGTTCTTACGCCGCGCGGCCCTCGCCGCCGCCTTCCTCGGCGTCACCGCCGTCCTCCCGCCCGCCGCCGCGCACGCGGCCCCCTCCCCCGCCTGCCAGGACTCCCCGGCACCGGCCGCCGCCCCCGCACCGGACCCGGAGCAGGCCCGCCTCGCGGACCCGCGGACCGCCGCGTTCCCGGAGCGGGCCGGACTCGACTCCTTCGTACGGCGCTTCCCCGCCGCCCTGTGCACCACCCGCGACGCCGCCGGGGCGCAGCGCCTCCTCGACACGTGGGGCGAGGCGCTGTGGCAGGCCGCCGTGGACCGCGCCCAGGGACACCGGACCGGCGGTGACCTGCCCGCCGGCGACGACCGGCCGCTCTACTGGGCCAGGCTCGCGATGACCGTCCGGCTCGCGCGGTGGCAGCCGGAGTTCCCCGTCGACCGCGCGGCCCTGAAGTCCCGGTTCGAGGACGCCTCGCGCGGGCTCACCTCCAACGGGTTCCGTCCGGCCCCGGGCGTACGGCGGATCTTCGTCAGCGGCTTCGACCCCTTCGGGCTGGACGCCGAACTGCGCCGGGCCAATCCCTCCGGCTCGGCGGCGCTCCGGCTCAACGGCCGCCGGATCACCCTCGCGGACGGGACGACCGCCGAGGTCCGGGCCGTCGTCCTGCCCGTCCGCTACGCCGACTTCGACGCGGGCATCGTGGAGCGCGCCTACGGACCCCGGCTGGCGGCCGGCCCGCGCTCCGCCGACATGATCACCAGCATCAGCCAGGGTTACCCCGGGATCTTCACCCTGGAGGCCTGGGCGGGCCGGGCCCGTTCGGCGGACCCGTACCCGGACAACGCGGGCGCCCTCTCCGGCGGTACGTACGAGCACCCCGTCACGGCGCCCGGCCTCGGCCCGGGGGCGGAGTTCCTGCCCACCAGTCTGCCCACCGGGGCCATGACCGGTGTCCAGGCGCCCCATCCGGTCCGCCTGAACACCGCCGTCACGGAGATACCCGCCGGGCAGCAGGGACCGGTGGACCGGGCGGACGGACCGACCCCCGGATCGCGCGCCGTGGCGGGCGGAGGCGGCGGCTACCTCTCCAACGAGGTGGCCTACCGCTCCAACCGGCTCCGCCTGGAGCTGCGCCCGGACCTGCCCGGCGGCCACCTGCACACCCCGGTGCTCACGGGACTTCCCGCCGACCCCGGCCGGTTGACGGGGGCCGAGTTCGAGCGCAACGAGGACGCGATCACGCAGGAGGTGCTGGAGGTGCTGCGCGCCTCTAACGCAGGGCGCTGAACGCCTTGGTGAAGGCGAGGGGCTGCTGGAGGACCGAACTGCACGTGGCGTCGGCGTGGTTCACCGCTCCGGCCGCGCACTGCTTGTCGCGGGCCGCCGACCACATGGCCAGGCGCCCGATCCCCTTGGACGCCGCGAACTCGACGAGCCGCGTCGCGTCGGAGACCGAGAAGACCTCCGTCGCGACGTCGTTGACGCCGATCATCGGGGTGACGGCGACGGCCTTCCAGGCCGCCTGGTCGGAGAGCCCGAGCACGCCCTTGAGCTGGGCCTGGGTCGCGGTCGCGGCCTGGATCGCGTACTGGCCCATGTCCCCGCCGTACGCCGGTCCGTAGTCCATCGCCATGATGTTGACCGCGTCGATCCGCACGCCGTTCTTCCTGGCGTCCGCCAGCAGCGCCACGCCCGGCTGGGTCAGCCCCTCGGGCATCACGGGCAGGGTGAACGCCACGTCCAGGCCGGGGTGGGACTTCTGCAGCCGGGCTATGGCCTGGGCGCGGCGCGCGTTGGCGGCGGTGTCCGGCAGGGCGGCGCCCTCGATGTCGAAGTCGACCTTGGTGAGCCGGTACTGGTCGATGACCTTCCCGTACGCGGCCGCGAGGTCGTCGGCGCTCGCGCAGTTCAGGGCCAGTTCGCGTCCGGTGGCGCCGCCGAAGGACACGCGGACGTCGCCGCCCTTGGCACGCAGCGCGCCGATCTGCGCGGCCACCTTGTCGCTCGCCAGGTCGGTGACACCGCCCCACAGCGGGGAGCATCCGCCCCCCGAGGTGACGAAGGCGAGGTGGAACTCCTTCACGCCGGTCCGGGCCACGGTGTCGAGCAGGTCGTAGGCCGGGTAGAGGGAGGTGTCGACGTACGGGGCGAAGCGCGCGCCCGCGCCCGGGGCGGGCGCGGGGACGGTCGGGGTCGCGGTGGCGGTCGGGGTCGCGGTCGCCGTGGGGGCCGTGGTGGGGGTCCGGGTCGGAGCCGTCGGCACCGGGGTCGGGCCGCCGGTGGGGCCGCCCGTGGGCCGGCCGCTGGGCTGCGGGGTCGCGCCCTGGTCGACGGAGCACTTCACCCCGTTGATCAGGCACCCCGTCGGAGCGCCGGGGGCACCGGACCCGCTCGCGACGAAACCGACGGTGACGGCGGCCCCGGGGGCCAGGGTCCGGTTCCAGCTCGCGGGCTTCACGGTGACGCGCTGACCGGCGACCGTGTGGGTTCCGTTCCACAGGGAGTCGATCTTCGTGCCGGCGGGCAGGTCGAACTGCAGGGTCCAGTCCTCCCGGGCCCCGGCCGTGTTGTTGGTGACGACGTACTGCCCGGTGTAACCGCCGCTCCAGGAACTGGAGGTGGTGTACACCGCGCCGACCGAGGTGGCCTGCGCGGTCCCGGTGAACGCGAAGGCGGCGCCACCGATCACCGCCGCCGCCACGATCGCGCCCGTGATCTTCGCCTTGCCGCTGGTCGTACGGCGGTGACCGACTGTGCTGCCCATGGCGTGCCTGCCTCTGTGTTACCGGGGAGTTGGGGTGCGGCAGCACGCTAGCTTCACGGAATCGGACATTCCCCCCTTCCCGTCCACCGGCCGCGAACCTTAGGTTCCGCTTAAGGTGGCGGTAAGAGGGGGATGAGGAAACGGACTTCCGTGCGTACGTCACCGCGCGTCTGAAGCGAAACGTCCGCGCGGGTGCCGGTTCGGGCGGGGCCGGGGCCCGGCCCTCCACGGCCGGTGAGCAGGGGCTTCACCCTCGGCGGGGACACGTCCCGGCGCGGGACGGGCTGCGCGACAGGGGCCGCGAAACCCAGTAGCCTGCGCCGGATGACGGCTCTTTCGCATCACGGCAACAGTCACGTCGAACAGCCCGGCCGGGACGGCGACACCGCCACCGCCGAGGCCGATCCGCGCGCCATCGGCCCCGTGCGCACCGAGTACGCGCCCGATCCGGACGGGGATCCCGACCCCGGGGAGATCGTGTGGACCTGGGTCCCCTTCGAGGAGAACGACGGCCGCGGCAAGGACCGTCCGGTGCTCGTGGTCGCGCGGGAGGCGGGCGGGCACACGCTGCTCGCCGTCCAGCTCTCCAGCAAGCGGCACGACGCCGACCGCGAGTGGGTGGCGATCGGCTCGGGACCCTGGGACGGCGCGGGACGGGAGTCCTGGGTGGACCTGGACCGGGTGCTGCGGGTCCACGAGTCGGGCATGCGCCGCGAGGCGTGCGCGCTCGACCGCGGCCGCTTCCGGCTGGTGACCGACCGTCTGCGGGAGCGCTACGGCTGGCAGTAGTCCGGCACCCCGCGCACCCCGCGATCGGGGCCGTCCCCGCCGCCCCCGGGCCCGGAAGCACGGGCCCGCCGCGCTCCGCGACGGGGAGGCCGGGCCGGGCCGCCCGCGGGCCCGGCCGGCGCCCTCAGCCCGGGAAGGCCCGTTCGAAGGCCTCGCGGGGTTCGGGGGAGCGGTCCAGGATCCCGAACACGATCTCCTCGAACACCCCTGCGAAACGGCCGGTCAGCAGCCCCCGGAAGGCCTCCGCCACCTGCGCCGGGTCGTTGCGGAACACCCCGCACCCCCACGCCCCCAGTACGAGCCGCCCGTAGCCGTGCAGGGTCGCGACCTCCAGCACCCGCTCGGCCCGCCGGGCCAGGGCGCCGGGGATCTCGTGGGCCCGCTCCGGCTCCTGGCGGCGGATCGTGCCGGCGTTCGGGGCCGGGGAGGTGAGGAAGCCGGCACGGAACGGCACCTCCAGCAGCTCGCCCCGGTCGTCGCGGAAGACGGGCACCCCGGGCGAGTGAATCACCCGGTCGGTGTAGAAGGTGCTCTTCCCCTCGCGGTGCACCTCGTAGTACTCCGGGGCTTCCAGGAGGGTCTCGTAGAGGGCCGACGCGCGGCACAGGGCCTCCTCCTGCGCCTTGGCCCCGCGCACGTATCCGCCCCCGGGATTGCGGGCCGAGGCGAAGTTCAGGACCGCGACCGGACCGCGCCCCGCGAGGCGACGGGCTGCGACCGTGCTGCTCTCCCCCGTCACCTCGAAGACCGTTGCGGCGGCACCACCGATGGACTCGCCGCCTGGAATGACCTGGTTTGGCCCATATATTCTGGTTCCGGCCTTGGCTTCCGCCAGGTCGGCGGCGAGGGAGATCCGCCGCCCCGACCGCGTCCGGTATCCCCCGGCCGCCAGGATCAGCGCGTTCTCCCGCGCGATTTCACGCAATCTGCTGCTCACGTCGCCATCCTCGGTGCGGACCACCGGGACGGCAAAGGCATTTGTGCCCCGGGCACGGGTAGGCACCGGTGACATCACTGCCGACGACAGGAGGCGAGGTTCCGGTCATGACCGAGGACTCACCCGCTCCGCCAGCGCAGGACTTTGCCCACCCGCCGCTCACCGAGGCGGCCGCCGAGGACCTGGTCCACGGCATCTGTTTCAAGACCGGCCCGCCCCGGCTGGTCGGCGCCGAACTGGAATGGCTGGTGCTCGACGCCGAGCGGCCGTGGCTGCCGCTGCCGCCCGAGCGGCTGACCGCGGGCCACGAGGCGGCCCGCGCCCTGTCCCTGCGGTCCCGCCTCACCGTCGAGCCGGGAGGCCAGCTGGAGCTCAGCTCCGCCCCGGCCGCCTCCCTCACCGACTGCGTGGACGGCCTCCAGGCCGACCTGGCCGCCGTCCGCGCCGTCCTCGGCGACCGCGGCCTGGTGCTGCGGGGCCTCGGCCTCGATCCGCGCGGACCGCAGCGCCGCCTGCTGGCCAGCCCGCGCTACGAGGCCATGGAGGTCTACTTCGACCGGACCGGCCCCGCCGGCCGCGCCATGATGCGCGCCTCCACCTCCGTCCAGGTCTGCGTGGACGCGGGCCACGAGGAGCCCGGCCCGCTCGGGCACGGCCGGCGCTGGCGGCTCGCGCACCTGCTGGGCGCCGTCCTGGTGGCCGCCTTCGCCAACTCCCCGGCGCACGAAGGCCCGTACCGGGGCTGGAAGTGCGCGCGGCAGGGCGTCTGGAGCGACATCGACACGCGCCGCTCCCTCGCCCCACCGCTGGACGCCGAGCCCCGCGCCGCCTGGACGCGGCACGCGCTCGACACCGAGGTGATGTGCGTACGGGCGTACGGGGACGGGACCTGGGCCGTGCCGCGCGGGCTCACGTTCCGCGACTGGCTGCGCACCGGCGGCAGCCGCCACGGCCTGCGCCGGCCCACCGCCGAGGACCTGGAGTACCACCTCACCACCCTCTTCCCGCCGGTCCGGCCCCGCGGCCACCTGGAACTGCGGATGATCGACGCGCAGCCGGGCGAGGACGGCTGGCTGGTGCCCACGGCCGTCACCCACGCGCTCTTCGACGACCCGGAAGCCGCCGAGACCGCCTACCGGGCCGTGAAGGCCCTGGCCGACGCCTACGGCTGCGCGCGCGCCCCGCGCAACGCGCTGTGGCACACCGCCGCCCGGGCGGGACTGGCCGACCGGGACCTGCGCACGGCCGCCACGGCCTGTTTCGCGGCGGCCGGCGAGGCACTGCCGCGGCTCGGGGCGAGCACGCACGTACGGGACACGGTCGGCGCCTTCACCGAACGGTACGTACGGCGCGGCCGCTGCCCGGCCGACGACGCCGGGGAACACGAACTCCTGCACACCGCCGGGAAGGGACAGCGCCCGTGACCACCGAGACCCACGCCGAGACCGGTACCGGGCGGCTGCGCGAGCGGGCCGTCGCCGCCCTGACCGCGGCCCGCGCCCGGACGGCCGGGCTGACCGACGCCGTCGACGACCGGGACCTGACCGCGCAGCACTCCCCCCTGATGTCCCCGCTGGTCTGGGACCTGGCGCACATCGGGAACCAGGAGGAGCTCTGGCTGCTGCGCCACGTGGCCGGCCGCGCATCGATGCACCCCGAGATCGACCCGCTGTACGACGCCTTCGAGCACCCCCGCGCCGAGCGGCCGAAGCTGCCCCTGCTGGGCCCGGAGGCGGCCCGGTCGTACACGGCCGAGGTCCGCGGACGCGTCTTCGACCTGCTGGAGCACACCCCGCTGGAGGGAACGCCCCTGCTCGACGGGGGCTTCGTCTTCGGGATGATGGCCCAGCACGAACAGCAGCACGACGAAACGATGCTGATCACCCATCAGCTGCGGGCGGGCGCACCCGTACTGACCGCGCCCGACCCCGAGCCGCCGCTGGGCCCGCCCCCGGCCTCGGCCGAAGTCCTGGTACCAGGAGGCCCGTTCACCATGGGCACCTCCGCCGAGCCCTGGTCGCTGGACAACGAACGGCCCGCACACACCCGGGAGACCGCCCCCTTCTGGATCGACACCGCGCCGGTCACCTGCGGCGCGTTCCAGGCCTTCATGGCCGACGGCGGCTACGGGGAGCGCCGCTGGTGGGCCGCGGCCGGCTGGGACCAGATCCGCACGCACGGCATCGGGGCCCCGCTGTTCTGGCACCGCGAGGGCGGGCAGTGGCTGCGCCGCCGGTTCGGGGTGACCGAGCCGGTGCCCGAGGACGAGCCGGTGCTGCACGTCAGCTGGTACGAGGCGGACGCGTACGCCCGCTGGGCGGGCCGGCGGCTGCCCACCGAGGCGGAGTGGGAGAAGGCCGCCCGGTACGACCCTGCCACCGGCCGCTCCCGCCG
Protein-coding sequences here:
- the egtA gene encoding ergothioneine biosynthesis glutamate--cysteine ligase EgtA, with translation MTEDSPAPPAQDFAHPPLTEAAAEDLVHGICFKTGPPRLVGAELEWLVLDAERPWLPLPPERLTAGHEAARALSLRSRLTVEPGGQLELSSAPAASLTDCVDGLQADLAAVRAVLGDRGLVLRGLGLDPRGPQRRLLASPRYEAMEVYFDRTGPAGRAMMRASTSVQVCVDAGHEEPGPLGHGRRWRLAHLLGAVLVAAFANSPAHEGPYRGWKCARQGVWSDIDTRRSLAPPLDAEPRAAWTRHALDTEVMCVRAYGDGTWAVPRGLTFRDWLRTGGSRHGLRRPTAEDLEYHLTTLFPPVRPRGHLELRMIDAQPGEDGWLVPTAVTHALFDDPEAAETAYRAVKALADAYGCARAPRNALWHTAARAGLADRDLRTAATACFAAAGEALPRLGASTHVRDTVGAFTERYVRRGRCPADDAGEHELLHTAGKGQRP
- a CDS encoding TIGR02452 family protein — its product is MSSRLREIARENALILAAGGYRTRSGRRISLAADLAEAKAGTRIYGPNQVIPGGESIGGAAATVFEVTGESSTVAARRLAGRGPVAVLNFASARNPGGGYVRGAKAQEEALCRASALYETLLEAPEYYEVHREGKSTFYTDRVIHSPGVPVFRDDRGELLEVPFRAGFLTSPAPNAGTIRRQEPERAHEIPGALARRAERVLEVATLHGYGRLVLGAWGCGVFRNDPAQVAEAFRGLLTGRFAGVFEEIVFGILDRSPEPREAFERAFPG
- a CDS encoding cellulose binding domain-containing protein: MGSTVGHRRTTSGKAKITGAIVAAAVIGGAAFAFTGTAQATSVGAVYTTSSSWSGGYTGQYVVTNNTAGAREDWTLQFDLPAGTKIDSLWNGTHTVAGQRVTVKPASWNRTLAPGAAVTVGFVASGSGAPGAPTGCLINGVKCSVDQGATPQPSGRPTGGPTGGPTPVPTAPTRTPTTAPTATATPTATATPTVPAPAPGAGARFAPYVDTSLYPAYDLLDTVARTGVKEFHLAFVTSGGGCSPLWGGVTDLASDKVAAQIGALRAKGGDVRVSFGGATGRELALNCASADDLAAAYGKVIDQYRLTKVDFDIEGAALPDTAANARRAQAIARLQKSHPGLDVAFTLPVMPEGLTQPGVALLADARKNGVRIDAVNIMAMDYGPAYGGDMGQYAIQAATATQAQLKGVLGLSDQAAWKAVAVTPMIGVNDVATEVFSVSDATRLVEFAASKGIGRLAMWSAARDKQCAAGAVNHADATCSSVLQQPLAFTKAFSALR
- a CDS encoding amidase; amino-acid sequence: MAGSLHAASTTRTLRGHAPQGPSGLREMAEALAEGRVTARRLTERSLERITASQGSLNAFRIVRTEAALAEADAADARLARGERLPLLGVPVAVKDDMDVAGEPTAFGCPGDFPPRTADSEAVRRLRAAGAVIVGKTQTPELGQWPFTEGPAFGATRNPWNPAHTPGGSSGGSAAAVAAGLVPAALGSDGAGSVRIPAAWTHLVGVKPQRGRISTWPEPESFHGLTVNGVLARTVADAALLLDAASGPAPGDLHRPAPFSAVEAAGRPPGRLRIALSYGTAFTASATPLDPVVRAAVERLAGRLEALGHEVILEDPRYGPVGPAFVPRATAGVRELAARVPDPGLLDPRTHGAARTGRLLGGLALRLSRRAEGLLRRRTGEIFDRFDVVLTPTTATPPLRIGALAGLGALATDRSMIAACPYAWTWNVLGWPGVGVPAGFTPDGLPLGAQLLGPAESETRLLALAAQLEAAEDWARHWPPGNVCPELGRP
- the egtB gene encoding ergothioneine biosynthesis protein EgtB; the protein is MTTETHAETGTGRLRERAVAALTAARARTAGLTDAVDDRDLTAQHSPLMSPLVWDLAHIGNQEELWLLRHVAGRASMHPEIDPLYDAFEHPRAERPKLPLLGPEAARSYTAEVRGRVFDLLEHTPLEGTPLLDGGFVFGMMAQHEQQHDETMLITHQLRAGAPVLTAPDPEPPLGPPPASAEVLVPGGPFTMGTSAEPWSLDNERPAHTRETAPFWIDTAPVTCGAFQAFMADGGYGERRWWAAAGWDQIRTHGIGAPLFWHREGGQWLRRRFGVTEPVPEDEPVLHVSWYEADAYARWAGRRLPTEAEWEKAARYDPATGRSRRYPWGDADPTPAHANLGQRHLRPSRAGAHPAGASPLGVRQLIGDVWEWTASDFLPYPGFRAFPYREYSEVFFGPEHKVLRGGSFAVDPVACRGTFRNWDLPVRRQIFSGFRTARDA
- a CDS encoding type II toxin-antitoxin system PemK/MazF family toxin, which produces MTALSHHGNSHVEQPGRDGDTATAEADPRAIGPVRTEYAPDPDGDPDPGEIVWTWVPFEENDGRGKDRPVLVVAREAGGHTLLAVQLSSKRHDADREWVAIGSGPWDGAGRESWVDLDRVLRVHESGMRREACALDRGRFRLVTDRLRERYGWQ
- a CDS encoding LacI family DNA-binding transcriptional regulator, with the translated sequence MSHSSNAPIPPSSPKPRSRRAPATPPPEPAPAPVPTSADVARLAGVSRATVSYVLNNAEAVRISEPTRRKVREAAEELGYVPHAAARSLRAGHTRIVLLPASHVPVGPMYSAFLNELQWALRRLDYTVVQYGSLGLSGDEATRAWAELRPVAVISLGEISLSARNVATLKRAGARAVITLGPVGVPGAHALVMDQAEVGARAAAHLVERGRSRIGVIVPEEEGLELFSAPRLAGARSVEGARTEVLPMAYTERSAAELAGRWRSLGLDSVFAYNDEYAMLLMRALQDEGLDVPGDVAVMGADDLLIGRLLRPRLSTVQIELPTGDHLASLVDRAVREPSEITGRHDLMSATAVHREST
- a CDS encoding ester cyclase; the protein is MDTETNKQTMKGFFEAVNERRADDLPLFMAPDVIDHNQIIHGEPDEPGAAFDGLRQQLDAFDPLTVRVEELLAEDDRVVARVAQLGRHTGRHPRMPEPTGREFEVEAIWLFTLAEGKISQIRGVSDRLGLFIQLGWDWPEVG
- a CDS encoding pyroglutamyl peptidase, coding for MMFLRRAALAAAFLGVTAVLPPAAAHAAPSPACQDSPAPAAAPAPDPEQARLADPRTAAFPERAGLDSFVRRFPAALCTTRDAAGAQRLLDTWGEALWQAAVDRAQGHRTGGDLPAGDDRPLYWARLAMTVRLARWQPEFPVDRAALKSRFEDASRGLTSNGFRPAPGVRRIFVSGFDPFGLDAELRRANPSGSAALRLNGRRITLADGTTAEVRAVVLPVRYADFDAGIVERAYGPRLAAGPRSADMITSISQGYPGIFTLEAWAGRARSADPYPDNAGALSGGTYEHPVTAPGLGPGAEFLPTSLPTGAMTGVQAPHPVRLNTAVTEIPAGQQGPVDRADGPTPGSRAVAGGGGGYLSNEVAYRSNRLRLELRPDLPGGHLHTPVLTGLPADPGRLTGAEFERNEDAITQEVLEVLRASNAGR